TCAGGATCAATGTAGTTGATCATTTCTTTCCATTAAGTCCTTGTGACATAAACAGTACAGTTTCTCGAAGATACCTTTGCTCTGCTTCATGATGACTGTGCATTGATGATGATCTTGGATCCTTTGCAAATAAAGTTAAAGAGACTTTAACTTTAAATATGCTTTAGATTTCAGCTGTAACTTTGCACCTAATGATGTCCAATATTTTAAACTGGAGTACAACTTTAGACCTTGTGATGTCTTTTTCCCTTTGTTCAtggcagcagcagtcagtgGTTTATGATCATAATCTTGATAACGTCACCAGGTTTATCTCGTGAAGGTTTtaaactagatttttttttaaagggacagCCTCTGTTTTGAAGATTGACCCATACAAGGTATGGATATCAGGatatctgtgtttctgctgtcatTCCTTCTTTAAAATTTGTCTCAAGTCCCACCACATTTTTATAAGTGCATTACTAAATCACTGGAGCGCCACTAAGACAAACAACTGAAACCATGACATACTGTGAATGAAAACCAGGCTCAGGTTTATATCAATGTAATATGATAACCACAATGAAAATATTAGAACAATGTAAAATAGTGATACAGCAGGGGCAGTCAGACTGACTCAGTCTTTacaatcaatcaaatcaaacaaattTATTGCATACACAATGTCTGAAATTCAGTCACCCGTCCAGGGCTGGAAAACTGAGACACTTtctaaaaaaatgaatgcacatttttcacagtcgccttttttcagctttttttttcagtgctgtgtcATGTATAAAATCTAAGATTTGCTCACTGACTGAAACATCGGATCAGGTTTCTAATTCGTTATGAAGTGCAACAGAACGCAATAAAATTAAGAGAGAGTACAATTCACAAAGCTACCAGTCAACATGTTGGATGAACTTTACTACTTTTGTCTTCCACAGACAGATCTCACCAACATTTGGCACTTACAAGGTGCTAATTTCAGACCCTGTATGCATATATATGTGcttatatgtacatatatactcacatacagacatacacacctGCATGCACTCAGGCACACAAGATGTATGACGTTTGGGTTTTGGGTTGTGTTTCTTCTTATCTCCTCTACAGGCTGACATAAAAATCTAATCTGGgccatatttttaaaatctggaCAAACAAATGGACTTTGCTCGACATTAGCAGCAATTGTACAGCCAAAGAGCAGAAAGACAGGGCTGCAGCCAGTCACCATTTAAAACCTATAAAATAAGGACTCGAGAAACTCTCCCTTACTCTTGTATGAATTATACATGGgcaacattttgaaatgatgtAGAGAGGCCGTTCTGCTCAGACTTAACTGTACTGCATAACTGGTGAGGTGActataaaatgtttgtgttgcagtAGGTACTGAATGAGTAGCATAACATGTTCATATGTTTCTGTACAGATGACAGCAGTACAGTGTCCAGTCCAATTAttgcacacagaaaatcagGTAATTTCATGGATTTGCAGAAGATTCCTTTTCGACAACTCCAGCTGCTAGTGAATATACTGTATTACCCATCTACATTGTATCTCAAAGCTTCCTGTGTAAAATTAGCTCTCTACCCTACTAGCCTACCAACACAGCTAAATTCACAGTCCAATTTAAATGTGTCTATTTTACAAACTGGAATTGACTCTGGATTCAGCCTTTTTTCAAATAGGGAAATGGATGGGTTACCTTCCAACTAGGCCTACTGACAGCATAGAACAGACATACATATTGAAAGAAATTTATATATTAGCTtagtatatataatatacaaaCAGTATACATAGTCTCTGTGACAGTAGTGAAAAGGATGtggggagacagaaagatggacagGGTTTGAACCTTTAGTCTCTGTAGGgttcccagtgtgtgtgtgtgtgtgtgtgttaaacccCTTTCACAACAGAACAATGACCTGGGTTGAAAGCGGCTCGTACACTGCTCAGCTTTGGTATGACCGGCCAAACACAGGTCACTACAGTAACTATGGGATAGAGGACTATATATATACGGGATATTACACTAACTGAACCACTGAAAAGAAATCCTATGGTTTTACCAGATCACACTGTCTGTCAGTGTAAATATATCATTGCACTTTTAATGATGTTGCAGTGCAATAACCCTGTTTAGCAGTGGGGTACAGAGCTACAGCTTCAAACCCGGATCTCGTGTGAACAGTGCCGAATGTGTACTGAATCTGGAGTAATATTCTGCTATGTGAACGGTCAAATACAGGTCGAACCTGAGTCCTGCGTTATACACAGGGTGTGGAAAGCCATACGTGATCGAGaatgtgagtgcgtgtgtgtgtgtacatcttgGTGTGTACAGGGGAAGACCGATGAAAAGACGGAACACCTGCgctcctgagagagagagacagagagagagagagagagagagagagagaaagacaaaatcaAGTCACCCATCGATAGACAAGGCTTGAACAGAAAAGGTATAGCTCCTGTCACCACAACTCCGACCCACCGTGTTGTGTCACATTGTTCTGCTGTACTGTATACCAGTCTTGGAAGCGATGTTGGACCAGGGCAGCAGAGAGCGCAGCAGGGACTGGGCCTGTCGGTACAACCTCTGTGGGATGGAGCAGGGGCTCAGGCTGGCCAGGGTCGAACCAATGTGCTGGATGTAGTCAGTGGGACAAAACGTTaaggaaacatgaaaacaacacatttatttgtgGTTTACCTTGCTGACATGTCTGTGAAGATACAAAGATCTGAGCACGACACTGTCGTCGTCTCAGATGTTATAGATTCTACTCATCAGAGCCAGTACGAGTGAAACATAAATTATATGTGACTTCTCTGCCTGCTTCAAAACAAAAGGATATAATATTGTCCAGGGTGGATGACCTCCATTGATGTAGAGCACATATGTGAATCCATCTTTGAGGACTCCTCGTATGGAGTAGTAGTAGGGCAGGTAGTGGTGCTGCCTGAAGTCCCTGTTCTCATAGAAGTGAATGGCAGTGTTGTTGGTGGTGAGGACGTGCAGGTAGATTGCCTTACAGTGGTCCTGGGCTGTCGTTGAGATGTGCTCCTTCAAACTGTCCAGCAGTAGGGAGCCTACATGGTTGGAAGGAGAAAGAACATAATGAGTGAGTGACATGACAAATCAGCAGGgacaaactaaaataacaaaTCTCGTCCCTGTGTCTTTTACTTTACACAGTATTTTTGCCTCATGTCATGTCTGTAGGATAAGGGACTGaatgtcagtcagtgtgatgTCCTCCAGAGTGACTACgctaagtctgtgtgtgttagtagaGCCAGCTGGGACACGGAGCTGTACCTATGCCATGTTTCCTGAACTCTTTGACCACTCCCAGGCTGAGGATGTAGGCTACCTGTGTGTCCACAGGGAAACTGGAGGCCAGGATGTCTCCAtcctaacagacacacacagagacacatagaaacacacacagaaagacagagtgacaATTATGTATTAAGACCCATCATTCTCTATgaacattaaacatatttttttagcATCAACGAtgaactttgaaatgaaaactatATCCAgtagtgaattaaaaaaaatataactttCAGCTCGGTACTCTGGTGTTTCTGATCATGCTCTGATTCTCCCTCTGGGACTGGCCCATTTCACTGTCCTCATCTTTGCCTAGGCAAATGACCCACTGGGGACGCAGTTTCCAAAATGCAAATACAGTTCCAAAAGGAAATTAAGTTTTAACACCAGGGGCTCAATCAACCGAGTCAACAGTTCATAAAAGCTAAAGCCTAAAGCGTGAGGATCAGATTCCTGATACCAGTCCAGCGAAATAAATTCAGCTCCAGTATTTCATAACAGTACAGTCAGTCAAGGGCATGTGGTACATCTAATTAGCAGGAGACTAAAAATGGACTCTACTATGTCAGTGCTCCACTTATGACATTTCCAAATAGCAGCTGAGTGAGAGTGGATAATCTGCACTCACAACACACTGAGTGGCGCCGTCTCTGCACAGTACAACTTGAAAAAATAAAGTTCATGACAGCCTTTGTGTTTGCGAGTGACTGTATAACAGGGCTAAACAACCATACCTCTTTGTGTACTTTGGTCCGGCCTTTGATCTCAGCCACAATCATTCCCACGATGCCTCCTCTGAAGGTGGCAGCGAGGGAGAAGAACTTCTTGTTGGAGGTGATGTCCTGATACCATGAGTCTGGGTACCTGGAGTCCAAGGTCAGACAGATTAACATTCACACACGGGCATGTAGAGGACCCCTAAATGACTCCTGACGTTAGCAAAATAATAGGATTCTTtacaataaaagtcaaacaaaagTGGAGATTAGCAATAAACCGaagtaaaatacaaataatgtaTTTTAGAAATAACGGTATGTAGGAGGTGCTCAAGGTGATGGTTCTAGTTTCATCATAGacacatgtatgtgtttatCATTGTTCCTTTATCTGTTTTCCACTTCAAGTATGTACAAATATTCAACAATGGATTTGAAAGGGCacaaatttaatttacaaattCAATACTAGGTTCAAATTTGACCCCTCACtaacacaattaaaaaaacatcaacaaaaaacaaacataaatatgaTTCTTACTCGATTGGGAACCAATCACCACAGAGCAGTTTGACATTCTCTATGTCATCGTGGCAGAGGAAGCGGAGCTGGACTTCACTGAGAGCTGTGGGAGGCACCACGTCACTCATTCACACCTGCACGGATCAACAGAGAGCACAGAAAGGTTTTGGTGAGTCACAGTGTCAGTAACTCCAACCTACATGGACGGAGTACGTGACATTCAAGAATATATGGctgttttcagaaacactcaattTGCAATTTTGTGACATTAAATCTTTTATGAGtattaaaatgaatcaaaacattTAAACCAGTACTGTTAACCGGAGATATTTAACACATGTCACAAAAGCTGTGATTTATGAAAAAGgtagaataataaataaataaatacaaatctgAAAGTTTCATGCTGCAGTGATTCAGGAATAAACCAGtgatgattagttgattaatcgaGTCCTAAATCAACAgactattaattatttaaatgatcaataaatcatttataGGGCTGCAATTAATGATTATATCGATTTtcaattaatctgatttattattttatacattAAAAACTTATTTATGAGGTTCAAAACAggctaggaaaaaaaaagctcatcacAATTTCGCAAACCCCAAAGTTAACATATTaattttacttgttttgtttaaccaatacataaatatttagtttaataTCATAGAAGACTGAGTAAAGATGATTAGAAAGTAGAAATTGGATGATTCTACCTTGGATTCTGGGAAACTGTGCAGACAACTTTCACTTTTGTTATAATCAACAGCTGCAGCCTTAATCTGCACTGACTCTATTTTGAACTAGTAGGGCTGTAAACCAcggttattttcattatcaatttgTGTGTCACATGCTAGCGAGCTGACTTTTCAAAACAACACGCTTCGGTTTATTACTTCTGCTGACTACATgacatttttctacaaaaaacACATAATTTATTACTTTCTGCATCTTATACCGCAGACTGTAGCAGACATCTCTCATTGGATTCACAGTAGCTCATGTTGTCGAACTCTGCTACTGCTTATATGAATAGCACCTGTGCTACACCTTCCTTCAGTAGGTTTAACCACATGTCTGCATACcattaaaattataaaacaataatacaaaACGCGGAGACCTGGCACAGCAGCTCTTACGAGTGTGACAGCTGTCTGCTAACTAGCTATACACTAACATTAGCTAGCGCTAGCTAACGGTCTGTCGCTAAGCTAACGTACCTTGTTTCAACACTCGGACCGGAGGAAAGTCGAGGAGAGTTATATTCCCTGTGTATCAGTGGATACAGTCACTACTCCGGATACAGCATGATAACACACCGGTTTATTCCCGACCCTCAAAGCCGTTTCATTACTGTGCCAGTGCAACACAGACTGCTAAGCTAGCCAGAGCTCCCGCGGCTTGGATAACAGCTGgatgttttcttcctgtttgtagCAGCGTCACTCTCAAGCGATTTCTTCTACCCATCAGTCGCTGAGTATCAAACATTCTATTGGTTTACTGCCACCTACTGGACTAAAGTGTGAACTGCAgacaaaagaattcactcacTTAGCCCATTTACCTCAAAGAACTACCTAACAATAAATCAAGACACACCTGCCGCTGCATGATCAGAAACCTGAATACCATTATGATCATGTTACAGGGATATGAATAACCAGGTTTTTTAGTTTCCATGTTCTGCGTTCCATGTGAATGCAATTCCCCAAATATTATCAAAGACAgaacaagactgaaaaacagttactaatgcacatgcaaacacattcatttaggAGGGCATGATCCAGCACCTTCCATTAACAGGTAAATAAATCTTTCAAACATTATAATGTCAAGCAggttcattttctgtgtgctgCCACCTGGCATTTCTTCCAGCTGATGCCATCAAGATATTCACTCAACAAATCAGAAAGTAACGTCACCCCGTGGCCTCATTTTTGTTGAAGTAAGAGAATTGGCACAGTTTAAATGTCTGAAGACTTCGTGGCAGCAAAcgtttgtcttttttaatggaaaaaatttCATTTTGGCACAAAAACCATGTGAATGTGGCTCAAAAGAGCAGAAAGTTTCCATCACACATGACCTGAAATCAGCTCTCGTTATCACATATTCACGCCATCTGTTGCCTTCTCACTGCTACTGCAAACACAATAGTTATAAATAGTCTCTATTGATCATCTGCACTCTGAAGTTCAAGAGGTGTGTCCTCTTTAATTAGTtgaattagctttttttttttttaaatatatttttatatatttatatatttatatttatatatatatatacatacacacacacacacgcacacgcacacatatataaaGCTAAGCATCATCAAAATTATGTCGTGGCGATAGACCAATAGTTGTGGAGACATTtgaccaaagtgttggaccaCCTGACTAAAATACATTGCCATTCATAGCCATGCAGCTAGCAGTGCCAGAACAGGACAGAGGAGATTTTCTTAAAAGGTTAGAAATGATTGTTTAGAAAGTTTTAGCTGAGCTAAAACTGGGCCCAAACTTATTTAGTGGATTTTCTAgattgtggtaaaaaaaaaaaaaaaaaagattcactcAAAGGCAGAGGACAAATCTCCACTGAGACTGTCACATTGCAGCCTACAAATCCTGAGAATCCAAACAATCCTCTGAGACAATTTAACCCCAAAGTCAAGGACCTCCGACATGGCTGCCATGTTACACCACCTGAAAACCTTGTACCCCATCCACAACACGCCTCCTCTCTTCACTCCTCCCCAGCCTGGCCCAGTCACATGCACTTGCAGGTAAATAAAAACCTCACGGGACGCTATCAGTGGTTCTGCTCATGTATTGTACTGGAGCCTTCGGGGACTCACACAAGTAAATCTCTGTGCTCTGCTAACAACAGGCCTACTTCTGAAGCAGGTAGCTATGAACCTCTGACTCCTCTTTAATGCACAAACACCAGATTCAAGCTGAGCAGAACAACACTTACACTGTGAGAGATGATGAGCAagtttgttgactttttgttgCAGTTACAGTGATCTAGATGAATTGTTACTATAAACCTGTTTGTTATTGAAAACAAGCTTTGCTGCACTGTACACATCACCTGTAATCCAGGCTGATAGTGTCTGCTTCATGATTTCCATGTTCTTTCCACACTGCCATGTTTccttaaagtaaaaaaaaaaggtacttAATGGTCAAATGTTGATACACTAACACTGTATATGGTTTTACTCTGGCTGACAACATGTAACACACCGGAAAAGCGAATGCAAGATTAACCAAACTGCTGCTTCCCTCCGTTGCCCAACAATAATTTGCACACCAGCTCCAATAAGGCAGCCAGGGTAACAGGATAATATATTCTCCAACTGAGTAATATTTTACCCAGCATACCAACATGAATCATGGCTCTGCCAAAAGCATCATCAAACACTAAGTTGTAGTTAAAGTGCCAGAAACTGGGATCACATTGTCACGTGTCCACTGCTGCAGGTGTTTTGTCCGTCTCTCACTCCCACAatacagaaggagagagagaaggtagGGACGCTTTCATGGTCATGTGACTGATCATACAACGGTACATTTAACTACATACATTCCGTGtaatcaaaacatttggaaCAGTCTGCTGACTCAGTAATCCTGATCACCATCAACAGCctttctggtattttttttcactcagagctagactgtactctttataatattatttgcAGAGACCCAACAATTCCCACCATGACCAAGCACTTAGCAATGAAGATGGAAGACGTGTATTAGGTCATATACTCTGCATTTGcacatctgcatttgtttttttataagGGTAAATACTTGTTGATTCTCTAATACACATAACTTTTTATAGAAACCCTGTGCATTAGAGTTTGGTCTAATGATAACCAGTCATCTCAAGTGggatgtgtacagtatgtgtttggCCAGAGTATTTCTTTAAAACAAGGAGGAAATATTTGTGAATGCACACATTTGACCTCTTTGGCCCAGGATGCGTTTGGTTTGTGCTCTGGGTCTCTTTCTGAccctgctgcagctgtctgcctctctgctgctgggaGCCTTCAACATCAAGACATTTGGAGACAAGAAAGCCTCCAACACCACTCTGATGGACATCATCAGCACGGTCTGAAACGCCACGCTTTTGTATTTTGCATCCAGTATTCCTTTTTGTCCTAGACTGTATCTCATCATACTCCAATAGCACCTTTTCTTTAGTCCCTCCTTGACTGGTAATGGACCACTAGTTTTCAAATTTCCTCAGACTTTACAAAGGTCTGTTAGTGGAGTGTCACTGTTACTGAGCAAATGATGGAACTACACTGGAAAAGCACAGGGTATGCTGGTTCATAATGTAATACAAAAAGACTGAGCCACAAGAACTTTCATCAGAtatgtgatgttttgtgttttatggcTGTGTTACAGATTGTCCACCGATATGACATCATTCTGATCCAGGAAGTCAGAGACAGCGATCTGTCAGCAACCAAAAAACTCATGGAGCATGTCAACAAGTTAGACACACCTCATAAAAAGCATATTCACACATAACAGATTATTACATGCAGGCATAAGGGCAAAAATATGGTgacgttttattttttaactttgttaaaGGCTCATAAACACAGCATGATATAAGGTAAACAAAACAATGCTCCTTATCAatatatgtctctgtgtgtattttcctaGAGGTTCTCCTCAGTACAGCTACATCATAAGCGAGCCTCTGGGTCGCAGCTCCTATAAGGAGAGATATCTCTTCCTCTACAGGTACACAAAGAGGCAAAAGCAAAGCCATTACAACTGTAACATTGTCTTTTGTAGAAATCCTTTACAGAGATCTCACGAGAGAGAACgaaaacagaaacattcagcTTTAAAGTTATAGTATTAATTATAGTATTAtagtatttatatttaatttgtatttgttcTTATTGTGAGCAGTGGCAGGAAACAAGAGGATCCTACAATGATGCATTCAAAATACTACCtaagtaaaagcacaaaagcatatacattatactgtatgtgcacttGAAGTACAGTATAATGTCAGAGTGATATTGTTAAATATGACCTCACAAGATTTTTAGTAGTGATGCATGTTTTAGTGGAATCTGGACCAGCGGCAGCTAATTTTAACCACTATAAATTAATTCTCAGCCACCATAAAACAGATGTGATTAAGAGTCTTTGTTTTCCAGGGAACACACAGTGTCTGTGGTTAAAAACTACACCTACGACGACGGCTGTGAGCCCTGTGGGACAGACACCTTCAGCAGAGAGCCTTTTGTTGTCATGTTCTCCTCCAAATACACTGGTAGGCTCTGAATGAGTGTGGCAAATGCACGGTAAAGCTGATTTTTTAAATACCAACAAAACTCACATCAGGTTAATTCTACTCACACACCAGTGGAGGAATAACACCTCAGATTCTTTTCCTAACTAAAAGCTCCaatacaaaaatgtcaaaatagtCTACAGCTCCTCCTTcaagcctccctctctccactcactccttcctccctcctgtttCGTAGCTGTGAAGAACTTCGTTCTGATCCCCCAGCACACCTCTCCAGACTACGCAGTGCAGGAAGTCAATGCTCTCTATGATGTGGTGGCTGATGTCCGCACTCGCTGGAACACCAATGTGAATACTCTGCTCTCGTTTACAGatacccacacacaaaaaacaaaaaaatgattatttagTGAAAATTTGTAAAATGTGTCCCTGCAGGACATCGTTCTGCTGGGTGACTTCAACGCAGGCTGCAGTTATGTGTCAAACTCTGACTGGCAGAAGATCCGCCTCTTCACAGATAAGAGTTTCCACTGGCTGATCCCCAATGAGGCTGACACCACAGTGTCACACACTAACTGCCCTTatgacaggtacacacacacacacacacacacacacacttaatcaCACCTCTTAATTACACCTCTTATTCTGCATTTGCAGGATTGTGGTCACCACTGACATGCTGAAGGGAGTAGTGCACGACAGTGCTGAAGTTTACAACTACATGTTGAACCTGGGTCTCGACCAGAAactggtaacaaaaaaaaaaattaattattatgCAATTCACTTCAGTTACAAGGTACAAAAAGGCTCAATAGCTGAATATTATACAGCAGTGATGTCACCATGCACTGACCACACCATCATAGGTAAAGGTGAGACTGACTGAACAAGAAGTGAAACACTGCTCATCACCTTGGTGTTGAGTTAATCTTTGAAGAAACTGTTcttgttcaacattttgggaaaatgcaCAAATTACTGTAAACATGAGGCTTAGCTTAGCATCTGGAAATGTGGAGAAACAGCTAGGCCTGGTTCTGTCCTATCTCTATAGGTCACTAATTAATAactttcatttattaaaaaaagtgtaaaacaacAATCAGCCATTTTGATGAGGGTTATGTGCTGGACTAGTTCTTACCCCTGAACGGTTGCCAAGCAACTGGCAAAGACACAGGAAAGTTACTGGTCCTGTCTAAGAAAAAAAGTAGCCCTCACTAAATGGAAACTTAATAACACAATAAGGAGCTTCCTGATTAAAAATGACTGTTCATCTGCAgccagtgtgttttctgtctcactcaggCATTGGCTGTCAGTGACCATTTCCCTGTGGAGGTGGAGCTGAGTGGATAGACTTGTGCTGCCTGAACCATCCACTCTACAGGTCTCCAGGCTGAATCTACAAAATGTTAATTCAGTGTTGGAATTATTTCCAACCACAAAGCCAAGAATTAAAAgaccaaaataaacaaatctgcCAAACTATGTCATTGCAAACTGGTTTCTTGGAACAGACATGAGAGAAAAAGTTTATTCTCTTATTGAAGCTGATAAAATGTGAGGTACATGACAAAAAGCCTCTTCTGAATATTTACTCAGATATTTTTAGGTTTTGGAAACTGCTTTCTAATAACTGGGACAATGACTCTGAAAGGATGCACTGctgttgtcatttttcattgtttcgaGATGGCAAATAAAAGTCCAATCATCTTTATTATATTAGGAAGCAACAAAGGTTTCAGTGATGGAAACTCAGAACTTTGGAACTggtaaaaatgaaagtgtgaaTGACCATTTAATCACACCACTGAATCCAGTGAGTACATGAATTCACCCATTTATTCACAAAAAGCAGTCAGAAAAACTGAATGTAGACAAACCTGTTGAAGAGACAGCAga
The window above is part of the Toxotes jaculatrix isolate fToxJac2 chromosome 18, fToxJac2.pri, whole genome shotgun sequence genome. Proteins encoded here:
- the nat15 gene encoding N-alpha-acetyltransferase 60, coding for MSDVVPPTALSEVQLRFLCHDDIENVKLLCGDWFPIEYPDSWYQDITSNKKFFSLAATFRGGIVGMIVAEIKGRTKVHKEDGDILASSFPVDTQVAYILSLGVVKEFRKHGIGSLLLDSLKEHISTTAQDHCKAIYLHVLTTNNTAIHFYENRDFRQHHYLPYYYSIRGVLKDGFTYVLYINGGHPPWTIFDYIQHIGSTLASLSPCSIPQRLYRQAQSLLRSLLPWSNIASKTGIQYSRTM
- the LOC121198577 gene encoding deoxyribonuclease-1-like isoform X1 encodes the protein MRLVCALGLFLTLLQLSASLLLGAFNIKTFGDKKASNTTLMDIISTIVHRYDIILIQEVRDSDLSATKKLMEHVNKGSPQYSYIISEPLGRSSYKERYLFLYREHTVSVVKNYTYDDGCEPCGTDTFSREPFVVMFSSKYTAVKNFVLIPQHTSPDYAVQEVNALYDVVADVRTRWNTNDIVLLGDFNAGCSYVSNSDWQKIRLFTDKSFHWLIPNEADTTVSHTNCPYDRIVVTTDMLKGVVHDSAEVYNYMLNLGLDQKLALAVSDHFPVEVELSG
- the LOC121198577 gene encoding deoxyribonuclease-1-like isoform X2; amino-acid sequence: MRLVCALGLFLTLLQLSASLLLGAFNIKTFGDKKASNTTLMDIISTIVHRYDIILIQEVRDSDLSATKKLMEHVNKGSPQYSYIISEPLGRSSYKERYLFLYREHTVSVVKNYTYDDGCEPCGTDTFSREPFVVMFSSKYTAVKNFVLIPQHTSPDYAVQEVNALYDVVADVRTRWNTNDIVLLGDFNAGCSYVSNSDWQKIRLFTDKSFHWLIPNEADTTVSHTNCPYDRIVVTTDMLKGVVHDSAEVYNYMLNLGLDQNQALAVSDHFPVEVELSG